ATTTGCATCTGTGATACTTGGAATAGCTGCGCGATCTGCTGCTGTGGCAACTCTTGCTGAAATCGCATTGTCAAGATGGTCCGTTCGCTCTCAGGCAACCGGGCCCACGCCTGTTTCAAGGCAAGGAGATCGTCGGTGCGAGCGATCGCCGGATCGTCGCCGCCAATCTGCTCGATCCGTTGGACGGAGTCCTCAGATGTTCCGTCGACGATATCTTCGTCGAGCGAGACCGGGGCATATGCACGTGACGCATCTAGGGCCTCCATCGCGACATCGAACGGAACGCCGACGTGTTGCGCAAGCTCTTCGACGCTCGGAGACTGGCCCTGCAACTGGCGCAGCTCCTCGACGGCGTGCATTAAGCGGTAGTTCAATTCTCGGTGCCGTCGAGGAATATGAATGGCCCAAACCTTGTCCCTGAAGTATCGTCGCAGTTCTCCTATGATGGTCACGGCCGCATACGTTCCAAACCGTATGCCTCGAGTGTGGTCATATCGGTCCACGGCGTTGATGAGCCCGATTTGTGCGACCTGGGTGAGGTCTTCTATTGGCTCACCACGATCGCGGAACCGACGCGCGAAATACATGGCCAGGTACTGATGGACTAGGATGAGTTGCTCACGGGTGGCTGGATCGTTCGTCTCACGGAGTTTCACAAAAAGGACCTTAGCCTCGGCCTCGGATAGCCTCCCCGATCCGCGCTTTGTCGGTACGACCGCGTTGTCGCTTGGCCGACTGTTCTGGGCGTCCAACGATTCGTTCTCGACGTTGGATGTCTCGACAGTTCGATTCATAGGCTCGCTCTCCCCATACTGCGCGTGAATTACTCGGCTGCTCAACCGAGTGCTCGTCACAGTTTTACCCGAGGGTCAAGGAAGCGTAACTGCTTTGTTCATCAGTCAAACACAGCGAGATGCGACGATTGCGTTTGCACTCCGAACCTCTGGGCAAACAGGCAGTACGGCGCCGTACCTGTCGGGACGTGCATCGTGCTGCGCTCATGAGGCGCATGGGTGGAAACGCGTGATCTTCGTGATCTTAAGGCAAACGCCGACGACAGGCGCGCTGGTGCGGGCGCGTTGGTTTGGATTCGTTCGGAGGTTGGTCGTCCACGACGGTCGGAGATTGAGCCGCCCCGCGAGCCCCGACGCATCCATCGCCGGGGCCTGAGATTGAACTCCCACCGATCCACCGACCGACCCTGGTCCGTCGACACCCGAAATTGTTCCGCCTGCAGATCCGCCGGAGAGACCGTCAGGCCACGTTCCGCAGTGTTGATCGCATAGTAGCCTACGGGTCCGCTCGCGGAGAGTCCGCCGGCTGGCTCGCCCGGGCGGCACTACCGCAGGATGTCGCCGCGGTAACACTATCGGGCGGGGCTCGGTGGCTTGGGCCCCCGGTCGCGCCGACGCATCTCCTTATTGCGGGCCAGGGGCGGACGCCCGGGCACCGAACGGTGGCGAAATCGAGATCGAGGTGGGCGTTCAAAAACACCCCAGGCCGGGCCAGTGGCCGATGGACCAGGATGGGCCGCGAGCGCGATGGACGGGATCGGCTAGGCGGGGTAACAACTGCCCATCCCCTTGCTGCTTCCTATTGCCGAAAGCATAGGCGAGTCGCTAGAGTCGCCTTTGGGTTACCGTGCCTGAAGAGCCGCTTCCCCGTCGGCCTTGCCCGTGGTCCATTGATCGTACCGCTCGATCCCGAGAAGCCAACTCTTCTCTCGAAGCGCCGCGGGGAGGAGTTGGTGGAGCATCTGCAACTCACGCAGTTTCGCTTGGATGCCGTTCCACACCTGGACCTTGTCTTCGGCGCCGGCATAGCCGGCATCGAGACACCTAAGCTGTCGACGCGCTCGTTGCACGTCTGGCACGACCGACATTGGCATACTCCTCCCCGCGGTTATCGGAGATAGCTGCCGCCCGTTTCGAGATGCGGACGGTGAGCCGCGGCCACGCGCGATACTCACTCGGGACGTACCCGGCACGTAGGCCGGTAAACGCTGCGTCCGTCCCTTCAGGCGTGGTGGGTCAAACACAACCACCTGGAGGATGCGGTTCAGCCGAACGGAAAGCGCACCATCGTTCGCAGGAGGGTGCTCCGTACGCGGCCTTCGGCAGTGTTTCACGTCGGCCGAACCGGGAATACCTCCGGAAGACCTCTTGTTTCCGCGGGATTGGGCATGCAACATGTTCTCGGGAGGCTGCGGAGCGCGGCGAAGGAGCCGTATGCCGCAGCCCCGAAGCGCCGACTAGTGTTCGTATTCCGGTTCAGACAGCGGTTCACAGACCAAGATGCTCCGCCACTTGAGCGCAGTAGCGGGCATCGCAAGCGGTAATGATGGGAGTTGCGTTTGATCGTGCACAGCATCGTTGACCAGGAGGTGTCCGAGGCGCATGGCACGCGCGGACGAATTCGCCCAAGAGTACGCGATCCTCGCGGAGGTGGTCGCGCGGACCCCGGCCACCATCGCTTTGCTGTGGACCCCGCGGTACCGGGTTCGGATCGCGAATGATCGGTGGCTCGAAACCTTTCCCTCCGAACACCCCGTGCACGGTCAAAGGATCGACGAGGTCTTGCCAGCCGCGGCTCCCATCTTGATTCCTCTGCTCGACCGGGTATGTCGCACGGGAGACGCCTTCGCTGGCATCGACGTGCCGCTCCCGAGCGATGGCACGACCGCGCTCGCAGGGTACTGCTATTTCACGCTGACCATGAGCCCCGTCGCGGCGGTGGGCGGCGGCACGGGTGGCGTCCTTGTGGTCTGCACCGAGACCACGCACGAAGTGCGACGGAGGCGTCAAATAGAAAGAGAACTCACCA
This DNA window, taken from bacterium, encodes the following:
- a CDS encoding PAS domain-containing protein, yielding MARADEFAQEYAILAEVVARTPATIALLWTPRYRVRIANDRWLETFPSEHPVHGQRIDEVLPAAAPILIPLLDRVCRTGDAFAGIDVPLPSDGTTALAGYCYFTLTMSPVAAVGGGTGGVLVVCTETTHEVRRRRQIERELTTGRGIADALQRCLLPGVFSVVPGVVVAAHMYRGTRRSRSVAIGTM
- a CDS encoding SigB/SigF/SigG family RNA polymerase sigma factor; translation: MNRTVETSNVENESLDAQNSRPSDNAVVPTKRGSGRLSEAEAKVLFVKLRETNDPATREQLILVHQYLAMYFARRFRDRGEPIEDLTQVAQIGLINAVDRYDHTRGIRFGTYAAVTIIGELRRYFRDKVWAIHIPRRHRELNYRLMHAVEELRQLQGQSPSVEELAQHVGVPFDVAMEALDASRAYAPVSLDEDIVDGTSEDSVQRIEQIGGDDPAIARTDDLLALKQAWARLPESERTILTMRFQQELPQQQIAQLFQVSQMQISRVQRRALWRLRALIGE